From Pandoraea vervacti, the proteins below share one genomic window:
- the rbfA gene encoding 30S ribosome-binding factor RbfA has protein sequence MAKKRGVPGRNLRINDQIQRDLSELIQREVKDPRIGLVTLQSVEVTPDYAHAKVFYTTLTGDPKATGEALNEAAGYLRNLLFKRLHIHTVPTLHFHFDQSVERAIEMSQLIDLANATRAKEDAEAAENAAQADEADEADKADDGSDKKENGGK, from the coding sequence ATGGCAAAGAAACGTGGCGTTCCCGGTCGGAATCTTCGCATCAACGATCAGATCCAGCGCGATCTGTCGGAGTTGATTCAGCGCGAAGTGAAGGACCCGCGTATTGGGCTGGTCACACTGCAAAGTGTGGAAGTGACGCCCGATTACGCGCATGCGAAGGTGTTTTACACCACGCTCACCGGCGATCCGAAGGCGACCGGCGAAGCGCTCAACGAAGCGGCCGGCTATCTGCGCAATCTGCTGTTCAAGCGGTTGCACATTCATACGGTCCCGACGTTGCATTTCCACTTCGACCAGTCGGTTGAGCGCGCCATCGAGATGTCGCAGTTGATCGATCTGGCGAATGCGACGCGCGCGAAGGAAGACGCGGAAGCGGCAGAGAACGCCGCTCAGGCCGATGAAGCTGACGAAGCCGACAAAGCCGACGACGGTAGCGACAAGAAGGAAAACGGCGGCAAATAA
- the truB gene encoding tRNA pseudouridine(55) synthase TruB, whose protein sequence is MTDPRSQAPRQKLPRFPLDGVLLLDKPIGMSSNDALIKAKRLLQALKAGHTGTLDPLATGLLPLCFGEATKFSQDLLEADKTYEARVRLGETTTTGDAEGEVLQTRPVTVDEAAIRAVLPRFTGPISQVPPMYSALKRDGKPLYEYARAGQTLEREARAVTIHLLEMTECALPDANEFTFRVTCSKGTYVRTLAEDIGEALGCGAHLRALRRTAVGPLTLEGAVTLEDLNALDHAQRVAKLAPVDALLKTLPAVWLDDMLAKRFNHGQRLRLDETRCPQTLRECAATHDGIEVKVYAEATTDIAARLLGVARLDGEALLTPQRLLKTQ, encoded by the coding sequence ATGACGGACCCGCGTTCGCAGGCACCCCGCCAAAAACTCCCTCGTTTTCCGCTCGACGGCGTGTTGCTGCTCGACAAGCCAATCGGCATGTCGTCCAACGACGCCTTGATCAAGGCCAAGCGGCTGCTTCAGGCGTTGAAGGCGGGCCACACCGGCACGCTCGATCCCCTGGCAACGGGGTTGCTGCCGCTATGTTTCGGCGAGGCGACGAAGTTTTCGCAAGATTTGCTCGAAGCCGACAAGACGTACGAGGCACGTGTGCGTCTGGGCGAAACGACGACGACCGGCGATGCGGAAGGGGAGGTATTGCAAACGCGTCCGGTCACTGTGGACGAGGCCGCGATTCGTGCTGTGCTGCCGCGCTTCACGGGACCGATCTCCCAGGTGCCGCCGATGTATTCCGCGCTCAAGCGCGACGGCAAGCCTTTGTACGAATACGCGCGTGCCGGGCAGACGCTGGAGCGCGAGGCGCGCGCGGTGACGATCCATCTGCTGGAAATGACGGAATGTGCGTTGCCCGACGCGAACGAATTCACCTTCCGCGTGACATGCAGCAAGGGCACTTACGTGCGCACGCTGGCGGAGGATATCGGTGAGGCGTTGGGATGTGGCGCACATCTGCGCGCATTGCGGCGTACGGCAGTGGGGCCACTGACCCTGGAAGGTGCGGTGACGCTGGAAGACCTGAATGCGCTCGACCATGCGCAACGCGTGGCGAAGCTGGCGCCGGTCGACGCCTTGCTCAAGACGCTCCCGGCTGTGTGGCTCGATGACATGCTCGCCAAGCGCTTCAATCACGGCCAGCGTTTGCGTTTGGACGAAACGCGCTGCCCGCAGACGTTGCGCGAGTGCGCCGCGACGCACGACGGCATCGAAGTGAAGGTCTATGCCGAAGCCACCACCGACATCGCTGCCCGCCTGCTGGGCGTTGCACGTCTTGACGGCGAAGCGTTGCTCACCCCGCAGCGGTTGCTCAAGACGCAATGA